TGAGCTCTCCGAGATCAAGACCAAGGCCTTCGCCGACGTTGCCGACAAGCTCGGCATGGGTGGCAAGACCTTGATTGTTGCCAAGGATGCTGATAAGAACCTGCTGCTCTCTGCCCGTAACATTCCGGGCGTCAAGGTTCTTGAGGCTGACAGGCTCAATGTTTACGACGTGCTGCTGTACCCCGAGCTGATTCTGCTCGAAGGTGCGGCCAATGACGTTCAGGAGAGGTTGAAATAGCCATGGATTATTCCAAGATTTTGCTCAAGCCCGTTGTCTCCGAAAAGGCCAACGACATCAAGGAGCAGGCGAATCACGTCTCCTTCTACGTTCACTGCGATGCCAACAAGATCGAAGTGAAAAAGGCCGTCGAGGCAGCGTTTGACGTCAAGGTTGAGTCCGTCAATATCGTGAAAAGGAAACCTCTGGCCCGCAAGCGTTTCGGCCGTACTACCGGTGGGAGAATCTCCGGGTACAAGAAGGCCTACGTCAAGCTGGCCGCTGGCGACAAAATCGAGTTCTTCGAGGGAGTGTAACAATGGCTACCCGTAAGCTGAAGCCGACTTCTCCGGGCCGCCGGTTCCAGACGGTCTCCGATTTCGCCGAGATCACCAGAACCACTTCCGAGAAGTCTCTGACCAAAGGTTTGACCAAGAAGGCTGGCCGTAACAACAACGGTCGTGTCACCTCCCGCCGCCGCGGCGGTGGTGTGAAGCGCCTTTACCGTATAATTGACTTCAGGCGCGACAAGGTCGGTGTTCCGGCCAAGGTCGCCCATATTGAATATGATCCGAACCGCAGCGCCCGCATTGCGCTCCTGCATTATGCGGACGGCGAAAAGCGTTACATCCTCGCGCCTGTCGGCCTGAACCAGGGCGACTCCATCATGGCTGGCGAGGGTGCCGACATCAAACCCGGCAACGCTCTGCTGCTTGCAAAGATTCCGACCGGTACCGTCGTGCACAATATCGAGCTGTATCCCGGCAAGGGCGGTCAGTTTTGCCGCGCCGCCGGCACTTATGCCCAGCTCGTGGCCAAGGAAGGCAAGTACGCGCTTCTGCGCATGCCCTCCGGCGAAGTGCGCAAGGTGCTTGCCAGCTGCTGCGCCACCATCGGCCAGGTTGGCAACGTGCATCACGAAGGTATCACTTTGGGCAAAGCTGGCCGCAATCGCTGGCTGGGTCGCCGTCCCCAGGTCCGTGGCGTGGCCATGAACCCCATCGATCATCCGCTCGGTGGTGGTGAAGGTCGCAGCTCTGGAGGCCGTCATCCTTGTTCCCCGTGGGGTATGCCTGCGAAGGGTTACAAGACCCGCAACAGGAAGAAGGCTTCTTCCAAGCTTATCGTCAAACGTCGCGGACAGAAGTAGGAGTTTAAGAAATGCCTAGATCGCTGAAAAAAGGTCCGTTTCTCGACGACCATCTGGTGAAGAAGGTGGAAAGAGCCTCGGAATCCCAGGACCGCAGGGTCATCAAGACCTGGTCCCGCCGCTCTACCATCATCCCTGAAATGGTGGGAATGACCTTCGCGGTTCACAATGGCCGCAAGTTCATCCCGGTGTTCGTTACCGAGAACATGGTAGGCCACAAGCTGGGTGAGTTTTCTCCCACTCGTACCTACTTCGGTCACGCTGCCGACAAGAAGAGCAAGGGCAAATAGGGGTGATGACAATGGAAGCTAAAGCAGTAGCCAAGTTCATACGGGTTTCTCCGCG
Above is a window of Pseudodesulfovibrio tunisiensis DNA encoding:
- the rplW gene encoding 50S ribosomal protein L23, which produces MDYSKILLKPVVSEKANDIKEQANHVSFYVHCDANKIEVKKAVEAAFDVKVESVNIVKRKPLARKRFGRTTGGRISGYKKAYVKLAAGDKIEFFEGV
- the rplB gene encoding 50S ribosomal protein L2, whose product is MATRKLKPTSPGRRFQTVSDFAEITRTTSEKSLTKGLTKKAGRNNNGRVTSRRRGGGVKRLYRIIDFRRDKVGVPAKVAHIEYDPNRSARIALLHYADGEKRYILAPVGLNQGDSIMAGEGADIKPGNALLLAKIPTGTVVHNIELYPGKGGQFCRAAGTYAQLVAKEGKYALLRMPSGEVRKVLASCCATIGQVGNVHHEGITLGKAGRNRWLGRRPQVRGVAMNPIDHPLGGGEGRSSGGRHPCSPWGMPAKGYKTRNRKKASSKLIVKRRGQK
- the rpsS gene encoding 30S ribosomal protein S19, translated to MPRSLKKGPFLDDHLVKKVERASESQDRRVIKTWSRRSTIIPEMVGMTFAVHNGRKFIPVFVTENMVGHKLGEFSPTRTYFGHAADKKSKGK